From the genome of Pseudomonas sp. AB6, one region includes:
- a CDS encoding LysM peptidoglycan-binding domain-containing protein gives MRKSLLALLLLACAGLSQAQVQLRDGHPENYTVVKGDTLWDISGKFLSEPWKWKEIWKQNPQIANPDLIYPGDKLTLIYVDGQPRLVVNRGESRGTIKLSPRVRTTPMAEAIPSIPLGVINSYLLSNRIVDDTSAFINAPYIVAGNAESVLSGVGDRVYARGNFDSNHLVYGIFRQGKTYIDPVTGAVLGINADDIGSAEVVAHEGDVATLILRRSTQEVRLADRLFTSEERPINSTFFPSSPGTKIDGLIVDVPRGVTQIGVFDVVTLNKGRRDGLVEGNVLAIYKTGEQVRDDVSGERIKIPDERSGLLMIFRTYEKLSYGLILHATRSLAVMDKVRNP, from the coding sequence ATGAGGAAATCACTACTCGCCCTGCTGCTCTTGGCCTGCGCTGGCCTTAGTCAGGCGCAAGTGCAGTTGCGGGACGGTCATCCAGAGAATTACACGGTCGTTAAAGGCGACACGCTTTGGGATATTTCGGGAAAATTTCTGAGTGAACCTTGGAAATGGAAGGAAATCTGGAAGCAAAACCCGCAGATTGCCAACCCCGATTTGATTTATCCCGGCGACAAGCTGACGTTGATCTACGTGGATGGGCAGCCGCGTCTGGTGGTTAACCGCGGTGAGTCACGTGGGACCATCAAGCTGTCGCCACGCGTCCGCACTACGCCGATGGCTGAAGCGATCCCGAGCATACCGCTGGGCGTTATTAACAGTTACTTACTGAGCAACCGTATTGTCGATGATACGTCAGCGTTCATAAACGCCCCTTACATCGTCGCCGGTAACGCAGAAAGTGTCCTCAGCGGTGTGGGCGACCGGGTTTATGCCCGGGGTAATTTCGACTCGAACCATTTGGTATATGGGATTTTCCGTCAAGGTAAGACCTACATCGATCCTGTGACCGGAGCTGTCCTAGGAATTAATGCCGATGACATTGGTAGCGCCGAAGTCGTCGCCCATGAAGGGGACGTCGCAACCCTGATACTGCGGCGCTCCACTCAAGAAGTACGGCTGGCGGATCGCTTGTTTACGAGTGAGGAGCGGCCGATCAATTCGACTTTTTTTCCCAGTTCGCCAGGCACTAAGATTGATGGCTTGATCGTCGATGTACCGCGGGGTGTAACGCAGATTGGTGTGTTTGACGTAGTAACTTTAAACAAAGGCAGACGTGATGGTTTGGTCGAAGGCAACGTGCTGGCGATCTATAAAACGGGTGAACAGGTGCGCGACGACGTGTCCGGCGAACGAATAAAAATCCCGGACGAACGCTCGGGGTTACTTATGATTTTTCGCACTTATGAAAAGCTCAGCTATGGTTTGATACTTCATGCCACGCGTTCCTTGGCGGTCATGGACAAGGTGCGAAACCCGTAG
- a CDS encoding L-threonylcarbamoyladenylate synthase, which yields MVSSWRVQQAAREIRAGAVIAYPTEAVWGLGCDPWNEDAVYRLLAIKSRPVDKGLILVADNIRQFDFLLEDFPETWLDRMSATWPGPTTWLVPHQDLLPEWITGLHDTVALRVSDHPQVRELCALVGPLISTSANPAGRPAARTRIRVEQYFRGEIDLVLGGLLGGRKHPSLIRDLVTGETVRPG from the coding sequence ATGGTTAGCAGTTGGCGTGTGCAGCAAGCCGCACGAGAAATTCGAGCGGGCGCGGTGATTGCCTATCCAACCGAGGCGGTATGGGGCTTGGGCTGCGATCCGTGGAATGAAGACGCGGTATATCGGTTGTTAGCAATCAAGTCGCGTCCCGTGGATAAGGGCCTGATTTTGGTAGCCGATAACATTCGCCAATTCGATTTTCTGCTCGAAGATTTTCCGGAAACCTGGCTCGACCGCATGTCTGCGACTTGGCCTGGACCCACTACATGGCTGGTGCCGCATCAAGACCTGTTACCCGAATGGATCACGGGTCTTCATGACACAGTCGCGTTGCGCGTGAGTGATCATCCACAGGTACGTGAGTTGTGTGCGTTGGTCGGGCCGTTGATTTCGACATCCGCCAATCCGGCTGGGCGTCCGGCGGCCCGGACGCGCATTCGAGTGGAGCAGTATTTTCGAGGAGAGATTGATTTGGTGCTCGGCGGTCTGTTGGGCGGCCGTAAGCACCCGAGTCTGATTCGAGACCTGGTGACGGGCGAAACCGTTCGCCCGGGTTAG
- the fmt gene encoding methionyl-tRNA formyltransferase has translation MTEPLRIVFAGTPEFAAEHLQALLDSPHQVIAVYTQPDRPAGRGQKLMPSPVKQLAEQHGIVVLQPPTLRNAEAQAEMASLKPDLLVVVAYGLILPQVVLDIPRLGCINSHASLLPRWRGAAPIQRAVEAGDAESGVTVMRMEAGLDTGPMLLKVITPITAEDTGGTLHDRLAKLGPLAVLQAISGLTDGTLLGEVQDDALATYAHKLNKDEARIDWSRPAIELERLIRAFNPWPISHSTLNGESLKVLSASLHEGQGTPGEILSASKDGLIVACGQNALRLTRLQLPGGKALNFADLFNSRREKFAEGTVLGAVVTKQ, from the coding sequence ATGACCGAGCCACTGCGCATCGTCTTCGCCGGCACCCCGGAATTTGCCGCCGAGCACCTCCAGGCTTTGCTCGACAGCCCCCATCAGGTAATCGCGGTTTATACCCAGCCTGATCGCCCGGCTGGCCGTGGTCAGAAACTGATGCCGAGCCCGGTCAAACAGCTCGCGGAGCAACACGGCATCGTCGTTCTACAACCGCCGACGCTGCGCAACGCCGAGGCTCAGGCCGAAATGGCCTCACTCAAACCTGATTTGCTGGTAGTGGTCGCTTACGGCCTGATCCTGCCGCAAGTGGTGCTGGATATCCCACGCTTGGGTTGCATCAATAGCCATGCGTCGCTGCTGCCACGTTGGCGTGGCGCGGCGCCGATTCAGCGCGCAGTCGAAGCCGGTGACGCCGAAAGCGGCGTGACGGTGATGCGTATGGAAGCAGGCTTGGACACCGGACCGATGCTGCTAAAAGTCATCACGCCGATCACGGCTGAAGACACTGGCGGCACTCTACATGACCGTCTTGCCAAACTCGGTCCTCTAGCAGTGCTTCAGGCCATTAGCGGTCTGACAGATGGGACGTTGCTCGGCGAGGTTCAAGACGATGCACTGGCAACCTACGCCCACAAACTAAATAAAGACGAAGCGCGCATCGACTGGAGCCGACCGGCCATCGAGCTTGAACGACTGATTCGTGCCTTTAATCCATGGCCGATCAGCCACAGCACGCTTAACGGTGAGTCGCTGAAAGTGCTGTCCGCCAGCCTCCACGAAGGGCAGGGCACACCAGGTGAAATTCTATCGGCCAGTAAAGACGGGCTGATTGTGGCCTGTGGACAAAACGCTTTGCGCCTGACGCGTTTGCAGCTACCTGGGGGCAAAGCGTTAAATTTCGCCGACCTGTTCAACAGCCGTCGTGAGAAATTCGCCGAAGGCACCGTCCTCGGTGCTGTGGTGACTAAACAATGA
- a CDS encoding NADPH:quinone reductase has product MAKRIQFSIIGGPEVLEYVEFEPAEPGLQQVRVRTKAIGLNFIDTYFRSGLYPAPSMPSGLGTEGAGIVEAVGSDVRQFKVGDRVAYASGPLGAYSEVHVLPAANLVKLPDSISFEQAAAVMLKGLTVQYLFHQTYALKSGETVLFHAAAGGVGSLACQWAKALGVKLIGTVSSAEKAAHAKALGAWETIDYSKEDVVKRVLELTDGKKCPVVYDGVGQDTWLTSLDSLAPRGLLISFGNASGPVAGVNLGILAQKGSLYVTRPTLTTYANNAENLQTMATDVFALIAEGKLKVDDIQRYALKDAAKAHIELSARRTTGSTILIP; this is encoded by the coding sequence ATGGCAAAGCGTATCCAGTTCAGCATCATTGGCGGCCCCGAGGTTCTTGAATATGTGGAGTTCGAACCCGCCGAACCGGGTCTTCAGCAAGTCCGCGTGCGCACCAAAGCGATTGGCCTGAACTTCATCGACACTTATTTCCGTAGCGGTCTTTACCCGGCACCGTCAATGCCGTCCGGCCTGGGCACAGAAGGAGCGGGCATCGTCGAAGCGGTTGGTAGCGACGTTCGCCAGTTCAAGGTCGGCGACCGCGTGGCTTACGCAAGTGGCCCCTTGGGCGCTTACAGCGAGGTGCATGTTCTTCCAGCCGCGAACCTGGTGAAACTGCCGGACTCGATCAGCTTTGAACAAGCTGCTGCAGTAATGCTCAAGGGCCTGACCGTGCAGTATCTGTTTCACCAGACATATGCGCTTAAGAGCGGCGAAACCGTGCTGTTTCATGCAGCAGCTGGCGGCGTAGGTTCTCTGGCGTGCCAGTGGGCGAAGGCCTTGGGCGTTAAACTGATCGGCACGGTCAGTTCCGCTGAGAAAGCGGCGCATGCCAAAGCGCTGGGTGCCTGGGAAACCATCGATTACAGCAAAGAAGACGTGGTCAAGCGGGTTCTCGAGTTGACCGACGGCAAGAAATGCCCGGTGGTGTACGACGGCGTTGGCCAGGATACTTGGCTGACCTCGTTGGACAGCCTCGCGCCGCGCGGTCTGTTGATCAGCTTCGGCAATGCGTCAGGGCCAGTGGCAGGGGTCAATCTTGGCATTCTTGCGCAAAAAGGCTCGCTGTACGTCACGCGCCCAACGCTGACGACCTACGCCAATAATGCGGAAAACCTGCAAACCATGGCCACCGACGTATTCGCCCTGATCGCCGAGGGCAAGCTCAAGGTAGATGACATCCAGCGCTATGCACTCAAAGATGCCGCCAAGGCGCACATCGAACTCAGCGCACGTCGCACTACGGGATCGACCATTTTGATTCCTTGA
- a CDS encoding lysophospholipid acyltransferase, producing the protein MDKFKGALLVGLLRLFALLPWRVVQWVGAAIGWLMWKTPNRSREIVRINLSKCFPEMDSVEREQLVGRSLMDIGKTLTESACAWIWPAQKSIDLVREVEGLEVLEAALASGKGVVGITSHLGNWEVLNHFYCNQCKPIIFYRPPKLKAVDDLLRKQRVQLGNRVAASTKEGILSVIKEVRKGGSVGIPADPEPAESAGIFVPFFAVQALTSKFVPNMLAGGKAVGVFLHAMRLPDGSGYKVVLEAAPEAMYSTDTATSVAAMSKVVEKYVRAYPSQYMWTMKRFRRRPAGEERWY; encoded by the coding sequence GTGGATAAGTTTAAAGGTGCCCTTCTAGTTGGGCTTTTACGGTTATTTGCGTTGCTGCCATGGCGAGTGGTGCAGTGGGTTGGCGCGGCTATTGGTTGGCTGATGTGGAAAACCCCCAATCGCTCACGTGAAATCGTGCGCATCAATCTTTCCAAATGCTTTCCGGAAATGGACTCGGTCGAGCGCGAGCAATTGGTTGGCCGCAGCCTGATGGACATCGGCAAGACGTTGACTGAAAGCGCCTGTGCCTGGATTTGGCCCGCTCAGAAGTCGATTGATCTGGTGCGCGAAGTCGAAGGGCTTGAAGTGTTGGAAGCGGCGTTGGCGTCGGGTAAGGGCGTGGTCGGCATCACTAGCCACTTGGGCAACTGGGAGGTGTTGAACCACTTCTACTGCAACCAGTGCAAACCCATCATTTTTTATCGTCCGCCCAAGCTCAAAGCTGTGGATGACTTGCTGCGCAAACAGCGCGTGCAGTTGGGCAACCGCGTGGCCGCGTCGACCAAGGAAGGGATTCTCAGCGTCATCAAAGAGGTGCGTAAAGGCGGTTCGGTGGGTATTCCGGCTGACCCCGAGCCGGCTGAGTCTGCGGGGATCTTTGTACCGTTCTTTGCTGTTCAGGCGTTAACCAGCAAGTTTGTGCCGAATATGTTGGCTGGCGGTAAAGCAGTCGGCGTGTTCCTCCACGCCATGCGCCTGCCCGATGGTTCCGGCTACAAAGTGGTTCTGGAAGCTGCACCGGAAGCGATGTACAGCACCGACACCGCCACGTCAGTGGCGGCCATGAGCAAAGTCGTCGAGAAGTACGTGCGGGCTTATCCGAGCCAGTACATGTGGACGATGAAGCGCTTCAGAAGGCGCCCGGCTGGGGAAGAGCGCTGGTATTGA
- the rsmB gene encoding 16S rRNA (cytosine(967)-C(5))-methyltransferase RsmB yields the protein MNPRLAAAKALAVVLSGKASLNSSLPKQLDNVEARDRGLTQDLAFGTARWQPRLSVLAAKLLQKPFKSVDADVEALLLVGLYQLLYTRIPAHAAIGETVGCADKLKKPWAKALINAVLRRAQRESEALFVELEHDPVVRTAHPRWLQKALKAYWPEQWEAICVANNAHPPMILRVNRRHHSRDAYMQLLQSAGIDAHACTFSQDGIVLSEPCDVRNLPGFAEGWISVQDEAAQLAADLLELAPGQRVLDACCAPGGKTCHLLEVQPQLAGVVAVDLEAKRLVRVKENLERLGLSAELIAADARETQQWWDGKLFQRILLDAPCSATGVIRRHPDIKLARQADDIPALAKLQGELLDALWPTLDVGGILLYATCSTLPMENTEVVDAFLARTSGARELDIAGQLGQQPPGLKQPHGRQLLPQEGGHDGFYYAKLIKIAAN from the coding sequence ATGAACCCGCGTCTCGCCGCCGCAAAAGCACTCGCCGTAGTCCTCAGCGGCAAAGCTTCACTGAATAGCTCGCTGCCAAAACAACTGGATAACGTTGAAGCCCGTGATCGTGGGTTAACCCAGGATCTGGCCTTCGGCACGGCGCGTTGGCAACCAAGGCTGTCTGTGCTGGCAGCGAAACTGCTTCAAAAGCCGTTCAAAAGCGTTGATGCCGATGTTGAAGCGCTGTTGCTGGTGGGGCTCTATCAATTGCTCTACACGCGTATTCCGGCGCACGCCGCCATTGGTGAAACCGTGGGTTGCGCCGACAAACTGAAAAAACCATGGGCCAAAGCGCTGATCAACGCCGTGCTGCGCCGCGCGCAACGGGAAAGTGAAGCGCTGTTTGTCGAACTGGAACATGACCCAGTGGTTCGCACCGCACACCCCCGCTGGTTGCAAAAAGCCTTGAAGGCGTATTGGCCGGAACAGTGGGAAGCTATCTGCGTGGCCAACAACGCTCATCCACCGATGATCTTGCGGGTCAATCGCCGTCACCACAGCCGTGACGCGTACATGCAACTATTACAGAGCGCAGGCATAGACGCTCACGCCTGCACGTTCAGCCAGGACGGCATTGTGCTGAGCGAGCCATGCGATGTGCGTAACTTGCCGGGCTTTGCTGAGGGCTGGATCAGTGTTCAGGACGAAGCAGCGCAGCTGGCGGCGGACCTACTTGAGTTAGCCCCAGGCCAGCGGGTACTTGATGCCTGTTGCGCGCCAGGCGGCAAGACCTGTCACCTGCTTGAAGTCCAGCCGCAATTGGCCGGCGTGGTCGCAGTGGACCTGGAAGCCAAGCGTCTGGTACGGGTGAAGGAAAACCTGGAGCGTCTAGGCCTAAGCGCCGAACTGATCGCCGCAGATGCCCGCGAGACTCAGCAGTGGTGGGACGGCAAACTGTTCCAACGTATCCTGCTCGATGCGCCGTGTTCCGCTACGGGGGTGATTCGCCGCCACCCAGATATCAAGCTCGCCCGTCAGGCCGACGACATCCCGGCTCTAGCCAAGCTGCAGGGTGAACTGCTCGACGCGTTGTGGCCAACCCTAGACGTCGGCGGCATCCTGCTCTACGCCACCTGTTCAACGTTGCCAATGGAAAACACCGAGGTGGTCGACGCGTTTCTAGCTCGTACATCGGGTGCACGGGAATTGGATATCGCTGGGCAGCTCGGCCAACAACCACCCGGTTTGAAGCAGCCGCATGGTCGTCAGCTGCTGCCTCAAGAGGGCGGTCACGATGGGTTTTACTACGCCAAGTTGATCAAGATCGCAGCGAATTAA
- the def gene encoding peptide deformylase, translating to MAILNILEFPDSRLRTIAKPVAVVDDGIRQLVDDMFETMYEAPGIGLAATQVNVHKRIVVMDLSEDRSEPRVFINPQFQILTEEMEQYQEGCLSVPGFYENVDRPNKVKVTALDRDGKSFELIAEGLLAVCVQHECDHLNGKLFVDYLSNLKRDRIKKKLEKLHKQA from the coding sequence ATGGCTATTTTAAACATCCTTGAATTTCCCGATTCGCGCCTGCGCACCATCGCCAAGCCGGTGGCCGTGGTCGACGACGGCATTCGCCAGTTGGTCGATGACATGTTTGAAACCATGTACGAAGCGCCAGGCATTGGGCTGGCGGCCACCCAAGTTAACGTTCATAAACGCATCGTGGTCATGGACCTCAGCGAAGACCGCAGCGAACCGCGGGTTTTCATTAACCCGCAGTTCCAGATCCTCACTGAGGAGATGGAGCAATATCAAGAAGGCTGCTTGTCGGTGCCAGGTTTTTATGAAAACGTTGACCGCCCCAATAAGGTAAAGGTTACGGCTTTAGACCGAGACGGCAAGTCTTTCGAGCTGATTGCCGAAGGGTTGCTGGCTGTGTGCGTTCAGCATGAGTGCGATCACTTGAACGGCAAATTATTTGTCGATTACCTGTCAAATCTCAAGCGCGATCGAATCAAAAAGAAGTTGGAAAAACTGCACAAGCAGGCTTGA
- the dprA gene encoding DNA-processing protein DprA, with the protein MPLFETALVPPAELEARLRIHRLPEVGPKRFHRLISAFGSASAALSAPASAWRALRIPSACADARRCPNVRDGAGVAMAWLERPGQHLLMWDDPHYPALLAEIPDAPPLLFVAGDAGILERPQIGMVGSRRASKPGLDTATAFARSLAGAGFVITSGLALGIDGAAHQGALDVGGQTIGVLGTGIENFYPQRHRQLAATMCAQGGAVISEFPLDAGPQPSNFPRRNRIISGLSVGVLVVEASVRSGSLITARLAAEQGREVYAIPGSIHHPGARGCHQLIRDGAVLVETVEHIIEALRGWQTVASAIPTSTVATAERVRHPLLDLLHAAPHTSEALALSIGWSLPEVLAALTELELEGHISGEAGRWFARAC; encoded by the coding sequence ATGCCATTGTTCGAAACCGCTCTTGTTCCACCCGCTGAACTCGAAGCGCGTCTGCGTATACATCGTCTACCGGAGGTCGGGCCGAAACGCTTTCATCGGCTGATAAGCGCATTTGGCTCGGCTTCGGCGGCGCTCAGTGCGCCGGCCAGCGCGTGGCGGGCTTTGAGAATTCCTAGCGCCTGTGCCGATGCTCGTCGCTGTCCGAACGTACGCGATGGCGCCGGTGTTGCAATGGCCTGGCTTGAGCGTCCCGGCCAGCATTTGTTGATGTGGGACGACCCTCACTACCCTGCGTTACTCGCTGAAATTCCCGACGCTCCGCCGCTGTTGTTCGTGGCCGGTGACGCCGGAATTCTCGAACGGCCCCAAATAGGTATGGTTGGCAGTCGGCGTGCTTCCAAGCCGGGACTGGACACCGCCACTGCGTTTGCCCGAAGTCTGGCTGGCGCGGGTTTTGTCATCACCAGCGGCCTCGCGCTGGGTATTGACGGCGCCGCCCACCAAGGTGCGCTGGACGTTGGCGGGCAGACGATTGGCGTGCTTGGCACAGGCATTGAAAATTTTTATCCACAGCGTCACCGGCAGCTTGCCGCCACCATGTGCGCGCAAGGTGGCGCTGTGATTTCCGAGTTTCCCCTAGACGCCGGGCCACAACCTAGCAACTTTCCCCGACGCAATCGAATCATCAGCGGCTTGTCGGTTGGGGTGTTGGTGGTCGAAGCCAGTGTGCGCAGCGGATCGCTGATAACTGCACGCTTGGCCGCCGAGCAAGGACGTGAGGTGTATGCCATTCCGGGGTCAATTCACCACCCAGGCGCACGCGGTTGTCATCAACTGATTCGTGACGGTGCGGTGCTAGTAGAAACCGTCGAGCACATCATTGAGGCCTTACGCGGCTGGCAAACCGTAGCCAGTGCTATTCCGACGTCCACGGTCGCTACAGCCGAACGAGTACGTCATCCCTTGCTCGACTTATTACATGCCGCGCCGCATACCAGCGAGGCGCTGGCGCTCTCAATCGGCTGGTCATTGCCCGAGGTATTGGCTGCATTGACCGAGCTAGAGCTTGAAGGGCATATAAGTGGTGAGGCCGGGAGATGGTTTGCTCGTGCGTGCTGA
- a CDS encoding DNA-3-methyladenine glycosylase I, whose amino-acid sequence MPRCFWCNEDPLYIDYHDQEWGVPLRDAQKLFELLLLEGFQAGLSWITILKKRARYREVMFGFDVHKIAQMSDEYLETLMLEPGIIRNRLKLNAARRNAQAWLAQDDPVTWLWSFVGGEPKTNHFKDRSEVPAITPQAEVMSKAMKKAGFTFVGPTICYAFMQSSGMVMDHTLDCDRYAVLGR is encoded by the coding sequence ATGCCACGCTGCTTTTGGTGCAACGAAGACCCGCTGTATATCGATTATCACGATCAAGAGTGGGGAGTGCCTTTGCGCGATGCGCAGAAGCTCTTCGAGTTGTTATTGCTCGAAGGGTTCCAAGCAGGGCTCTCATGGATCACGATTTTGAAGAAACGCGCTCGTTATCGTGAAGTCATGTTCGGCTTTGACGTGCACAAAATTGCGCAGATGAGCGACGAGTACCTGGAAACACTGATGCTTGAGCCGGGCATCATTCGCAATCGTCTGAAGCTCAACGCCGCGCGGCGCAACGCTCAAGCCTGGTTGGCGCAAGACGACCCAGTGACTTGGTTATGGTCTTTTGTTGGCGGCGAGCCAAAGACCAACCACTTTAAAGACCGCAGCGAAGTCCCGGCAATCACACCGCAAGCGGAGGTGATGAGCAAAGCAATGAAGAAAGCGGGTTTTACCTTCGTCGGGCCGACCATTTGTTACGCTTTCATGCAGTCCTCGGGCATGGTCATGGATCACACCCTGGACTGTGATCGATACGCCGTCCTCGGCCGCTGA